The following nucleotide sequence is from Streptomyces leeuwenhoekii.
GCAGGAGGAACCCGTCCCCGCCCGGGCGAGCGGCACCGGCAGGATCCCCGGCCGGCGGACCGCCCACCGCCCCACCGGCGGCCCCCGCGCGGCCGACGACGTGCACCGGCAGATCAAGGGCTTCACCTCCACCGGCGCGGTCGCTCCCGGGGAGGCCATCGACTTCCACATCACCGTCGACCCGCCCCAGGAGTTCAGCGTCGACGTCTACCGCATCGGCCACTACGGCGGGGACGGCGCCGCCAAGATCACCACCAGCCCGCGTCTGTCCGGCATCGTGCAGCCGGCGCCGCTCACCGCCGACCGCACGGTCTCCTGCCACCACTGGTGGCTGTCCTGGCGCCTGCAGATCCCCTCGTACTGGAACAACGGCGCGTACGTGGCCGTCCTGACCACGGCCGACGGCTACCGCTCCCACGTCCCCTTCACCGTCCGCGACGCCCACCCCGCCGACCTGCTGCTCCTGCTGCCGGACATCACCTGGCAGGCGTACAACCTGTATCCCGAGGACGGCCGCACCGGCGCCAGCCTCTACCACGCCTGGGACGAGGACGGCCGGCTGCTGGGCGAGGCCGACGCCGCGACGACGGTCTCCTTCGACCGCCCGTACGCGGGAGCGGGCCTGCCCCTCCACGTCGGCCACGCCTACGACTTCATCCGTTTCGCCGAGCGCTACGGCTACGACCTCGCCTACGCCGACGCCCGTGACCTGCACGCCGGCCGGATCGACCCCACCCGCTACCGGGGCCTGGTCTTCCCCGGCCACGACGAGTACTGGTCCGTCCCCATGCGCCGCACCGTGGAACTCGCCCGCGAGCACGGCACCTCCCTGGTCTTCCTCTCCGCCAACACCATGTACTGGCAGGTGGAGCTGTCGCCGTCCCCGTCCGGCGTCCCCGACCGCCTGCTGACCTGCCGCAAACGCAAAGGCCCCGGCCGCCCGGTGCTGTGGCGGGAGGTCGACCGCGCGGAGCAGCAACTGATCGGCATCCAGTACGCGGGCCGCGTCCCCGAGCCGCACCCGCTGATCGTCCGCAACGCCGGCCACTGGCTGTGGGAGGCCACCGGCGCCCACGAGGGCGACGCACTCGAGGGCCTGGTGGCGGGCGAGGCCGACCGCTACTTCCCGCGCACCCCGCTGCCGGACCACGACGAGCGCATCCTGCTCGCCCACTCCCCGTACACCGACGCCGACGGCGTCCGTCGGCACCAGGAGACGTCCCTGTACCGGGCCCCGTCCGGCGCCTGGGTGTTCGCGTCCGGGACGTTCGCGTGGTCCCCGGCGCTGGACCGCCCCGACCACGTCGACCTACGGATCCAGCGCGCCACCGCCAACCTCCTGGACCGCATCTGCAAACGGGACTGACCGCCACCCCCGCTTCGGCCGCCCCGGCGACCCACTGTCCTCGGTCACCTCCGCGTACGGGAGAATCGACTCATTGGACAGAACCACGGGGAGGAACCGTGTCCGGATTCGTCGAAAAGCCCGAGCCGATCCAGGTTCCGGGTCTGGTGCATCTGCACACCGGCAAGGTGCGCGACCTGTACCAGAACGAGGCGGGCGACCTCGTGATGGTCGCCAGCGACCGCATGTCCGCCTACGACTGGGTGCTGCCGACCGAGATCCCCGACAAGGGCCGCGTCCTCACCCAGCTCTCCCTGTGGTGGTTCGACCAGCTCGCCGATCTGGTCCCCAGCCACGTCCTGAGCACCGACCTGCCCGCCGGCGCCCCCGCCGACTGGGCCGGCCGCACCCTGGTGTGCAAGTCCCTGCGGATGGTCCCGGTCGAGTGCGTGGCCCGCGGCTACCTCACCGGCTCGGGCCTGGCCGAGTACCGGGAGTCCCGCACCGTCTGCGGCCTCGCGCTCCCCGAGGGGCTCGTCGACGGTTCCGAGCTGCCCGCACCGATCTTCACCCCGGCCACCAAGGCCGCGGTCGGCGAGCACGACGAGAACGTCTCCTACGAGGAGATCGCCCGCCAGGTCGGCGCGGAGACCGCGGCCCAGTTGCGCCAGGCGACCCTCGCCGTGTACTCCCGCGCCCGCGACATCGCCCGGGAGCGCGGCATCATCCTCGCCGACACGAAGTTCGAGTTCGGGTTCGAGGGGGAGCGGCTGGTCCTGGCCGACGAGGTCCTCACCCCGGACTCCTCCCGCTTCTGGCCGGCCGACCAGTGGCAGCCGGGCCGCCCGCAGCAGTCGTACGACAAGCAGTTCGTCCGCGACTGGCTGACCTCCGCCGAGTCCGGCTGGGACCGCGAGAGCGAGCAGCCCCCGCCGCCGCTGCCCCAGCAGGTCGTGGACGCGACCCGCGCCAAGTACGTCGAGGCGTACGAGCGCCTGACCGGCCTGCGCTGGTCCTGACGCCCGGCCGGACGCCGGGACCGACCGGTCCACCCGCCGCCGGGGCCCACAGCGGCCCCGGCGCGCACGCACCCTCTGCCGCGCACAAGCCCCCGGCCACAGCACGAGCCACGGGCCACAGGACGAGCCACAGCACACAAGCCCCGGCCCCGCACACAGAACAAGCCCCCCGGCCGAAACCGGGGGGCTTGTCGCTGGAGCGGACGACGAGGCTCGAACTCGCGACCTCAACCTTGGCAAGGTTGCGCTCTACCAACTGAGCTACGTCCGCGTTGCGCCGTGGCGCGAGAGCTACTATACCCAACCTCGCTCGCGCGCGAGACGCACCGCGGTGTGCCGGTTCTCCGCCCCCAGTTTCGAGGCGGCCGACGACAGGTAGTCCGTACGGTCCCCTGCGACA
It contains:
- a CDS encoding phosphoribosylaminoimidazolesuccinocarboxamide synthase, with protein sequence MSGFVEKPEPIQVPGLVHLHTGKVRDLYQNEAGDLVMVASDRMSAYDWVLPTEIPDKGRVLTQLSLWWFDQLADLVPSHVLSTDLPAGAPADWAGRTLVCKSLRMVPVECVARGYLTGSGLAEYRESRTVCGLALPEGLVDGSELPAPIFTPATKAAVGEHDENVSYEEIARQVGAETAAQLRQATLAVYSRARDIARERGIILADTKFEFGFEGERLVLADEVLTPDSSRFWPADQWQPGRPQQSYDKQFVRDWLTSAESGWDRESEQPPPPLPQQVVDATRAKYVEAYERLTGLRWS
- a CDS encoding N,N-dimethylformamidase beta subunit family domain-containing protein gives rise to the protein MGSQHVRRWESGALAHAVTDPFGQGPVPWLRGGETYFSDTGQVVPWYVEQEEPVPARASGTGRIPGRRTAHRPTGGPRAADDVHRQIKGFTSTGAVAPGEAIDFHITVDPPQEFSVDVYRIGHYGGDGAAKITTSPRLSGIVQPAPLTADRTVSCHHWWLSWRLQIPSYWNNGAYVAVLTTADGYRSHVPFTVRDAHPADLLLLLPDITWQAYNLYPEDGRTGASLYHAWDEDGRLLGEADAATTVSFDRPYAGAGLPLHVGHAYDFIRFAERYGYDLAYADARDLHAGRIDPTRYRGLVFPGHDEYWSVPMRRTVELAREHGTSLVFLSANTMYWQVELSPSPSGVPDRLLTCRKRKGPGRPVLWREVDRAEQQLIGIQYAGRVPEPHPLIVRNAGHWLWEATGAHEGDALEGLVAGEADRYFPRTPLPDHDERILLAHSPYTDADGVRRHQETSLYRAPSGAWVFASGTFAWSPALDRPDHVDLRIQRATANLLDRICKRD